A genomic region of Phenylobacterium parvum contains the following coding sequences:
- a CDS encoding parallel beta-helix domain-containing protein yields the protein MSRTTFALAVVLLAAPALAHAATLAVAPGPDAQERLQTALLDAKPGDTVRIAAGRYDLTDGLSLDVDGVTVAGAGPGATILSFKGQKGSGEGLLITSDRVTVKDLAVEDTRGDGIKSKGADDIRYLNLRVEWTGGPKETNGAYGVYPVSSQRVLIDGVTVRGASDAGIYVGQSRHIVVRNSRAEFNVAGIEIENSMFADVHDNVATRNAGGILVFDLPNLPQMGGHSTRVFNNRVVDNDTPNFAPKGNIVASVPTGTGVMVMANRNIHVFGNEVSGNQSAGVLLVSYTQAFNDPAYNPCRETSSSATTGLAVTAGTPGSPAARRSPRPWAGPCRPSSGTGYAPPPASPPRSRCAWPTARSSTSTFRGRAGSTPPPRPSAPRWSTPPSPSPLR from the coding sequence ATGTCCAGGACCACCTTTGCGCTCGCCGTCGTCCTGCTGGCGGCGCCAGCCCTCGCCCACGCCGCCACCCTGGCCGTGGCGCCCGGCCCCGACGCCCAGGAGCGGCTGCAGACCGCCCTCCTCGATGCGAAACCCGGCGACACCGTCCGGATCGCCGCCGGTCGCTATGACCTGACCGACGGCCTGTCCCTGGATGTCGACGGGGTCACCGTCGCCGGCGCCGGCCCCGGCGCCACCATCCTGTCCTTCAAGGGCCAGAAGGGGTCGGGCGAGGGCCTCCTCATCACCTCCGACCGCGTCACGGTGAAGGACCTTGCGGTGGAGGACACCCGCGGCGACGGGATCAAGTCCAAGGGGGCCGACGACATCCGCTACCTCAACCTGCGCGTGGAGTGGACCGGCGGGCCGAAGGAGACCAACGGCGCCTACGGGGTCTATCCGGTCTCCTCCCAGAGGGTGCTGATCGACGGGGTGACCGTGCGCGGGGCCTCGGACGCCGGCATCTATGTGGGCCAGTCCAGGCACATCGTCGTCCGCAACAGCCGGGCCGAGTTCAACGTCGCCGGGATCGAGATCGAGAACTCCATGTTCGCCGACGTCCACGACAACGTCGCCACCCGCAACGCCGGCGGAATCCTGGTCTTCGACCTGCCCAACCTGCCCCAGATGGGCGGCCACTCCACCCGGGTGTTCAACAACCGGGTGGTGGACAACGACACCCCCAACTTCGCCCCCAAGGGCAACATCGTCGCCAGCGTGCCCACCGGGACGGGCGTGATGGTCATGGCCAACCGCAACATCCACGTCTTCGGGAACGAGGTTTCCGGCAACCAGAGCGCCGGGGTCCTGCTGGTCAGCTACACCCAGGCCTTCAACGACCCGGCCTACAACCCCTGCCGCGAGACATCGTCGTCCGCGACAACCGGTTTGGCCGTAACGGCTGGGACCCCAGGTTCCCCGGCGGCCCGGAGATCGCCAAGGCCCTGGGCGGGCCCCTGCCGCCCGTCGTCTGGGACGGGGTACGCGCCGCCGCCGGCAAGCCCACCGAGGTCAAGGTGCGCCTGGCCGACGGCCCGGTCCTCAACCTCAACCTTCCGGGGCCGGGCCGGGTCGACGCCGCCGCCCCGACCGTCAGCGCCTCGGTGGTCGACGCCGCCCTCGCCGAGCCCCCTGCGGTGA